A region from the Triticum aestivum cultivar Chinese Spring chromosome 3D, IWGSC CS RefSeq v2.1, whole genome shotgun sequence genome encodes:
- the LOC123078834 gene encoding V-type proton ATPase subunit B 2 produces MVVANGNVDMEEGTLEIGMEYRTVSGVAGPLVILDKVKGPKYQEIVNIRLGDGTTRRGQVLEVDGEKAVVQVFEGTSGIDNKYTTVQFTGEVLKTPVSLDMLGRIFNGSGKPIDNGPPILPEAYLDISGSSINPSERTYPEEMIQTGISTIDVMNSIARGQKIPLFSAAGLPHNEIAAQICRQAGLVKRKEKTDNILENAEEDNFAIVFAAMGVNMETAQFFKRDFEENGSMERVTLFLNLANDPTIERIITPRIALTTAEYLAYECGKHVLVILTDMSSYADALREVSAAREEVPGRRGYPGYMYTDLATIYERAGRIEGRKGSITQIPILTMPNDDITHPTPDLTGYITEGQIYIDRQLHNRQIYPPINVLPSLSRLMKSAIGEGMTRRDHSDVSNQLYANYAIGKDVQAMKAVVGEEALSSEDLLYLEFLDKFERKFVAQGAYDTRNIFQSLDLAWTLLRIFPRELLHRIPAKTLDQFYSRDASH; encoded by the exons ATGGTTGTTGCAAATGGCAATGTCGACATGGAGGAAGGAACCCTTGAAATCGGGATGG AGTACAGGACAGTTTCTGGGGTTGCTGGTCCTCTTGTGATTCTTGATAAAGTGAAG GGTCCTAAATACCAAGAAATCGTCAACATACGATTGGGAGATGGCACAACTAGGCGTGGTCAGGTGCTTGAAGTTGATGGAGAGAAAGCTGTGGTTCAG GTTTTTGAGGGAACTTCCGGTATTGACAACAAATATACAACTGTGCAATTCACTGGTGAG GTTCTAAAAACTCCAGTATCACTGGATATGCTTGGACGCATTTTCAATGGTTCTGGGAAACCGATAGATAATGGCCCACCAATTTTACCAGAGGCATACCTGGATATTTCTG GAAGTTCTATCAATCCCAGCGAACGGACATACCCTGAAGAAATGATACAGACTGGGATATCTACAATTGATGTCATGAATTCTATAGCTCGTGGTCAGAAGATCCCTCTGTTCTCCGCTGCAGGTCTGCCACACAATGAAATTGCTGCTCAGATTTGCCGTCAGGCTGGGCTAGTAAAGCGTAAAGAGAAGACTGATAATATCTTGGAG AATGCCGAGGAGGACAATTTTGCTATTGTCTTTGCAGCTATGGGAGTAAACATGGAAACAGCACAATTTTTCAAGCGTGATTTCGAGGAGAATGGTTCGATGGAGAGAGTTACCTTATTTCTTAATCTG GCAAATGATCCTACCATCGAGCGTATTATTACTCCAAGAATTGCTCTCACCACAGCGGAATACTTGGCATATGAGTGTGGGAAGCATGTTCTTGTCATCCTGACTGACATGAGTTCATATGCAGATGCACTTCGTGAA GTCTCTGCTGCCCGAGAGGAAGTACCTGGAAGGCGTGGTTATCCCGGTTATATGTATACTGACTTGGCGACGATCTATGAGCGTGCTGGTCGTATAGAAGGAAGAAAAGGATCGATTACGCAGATACCTATTTTAACCATGCCTAATGATG ATATTACCCATCCAACTCCTGACCTTACTGGTTACATCACCGAGGGGCAGATCTACATTGACAGGCAGCTACATAATCGGCAG ATATATCCACCAATTAATGTCCTTCCCTCACTTTCGCGGCTCATGAAG AGCGCTATTGGCGAAGGCATGACTCGCCGGGACCATTCTGATGTCTCAAACCAG CTATATGCCAATTACGCCATAGGCAAAGACGTGCAGGCGATGAAGGCAGTGGTCGGAGAGGAAGCACTGTCATCAGAGGACTTG CTTTACCTTGAGTTCCTCGACAAGTTTGAGCGGAAGTTTGTGGCTCAGGGGGCATATGACACGCGGAACATCTTCCAGTCGCTTGACCTTGCCTGGACCCTACTCCGCATCTTCCCCCGCGAGCTGCTCCACCGTATACCGGCGAAAACCCTTGATCAGTTCTACAGTCGTGATGCCTCCCACTAA